A genomic segment from Ruegeria sp. TM1040 encodes:
- the mreC gene encoding rod shape-determining protein MreC, producing MAKDRSQREDYAGPLKRLLVGLLVLVLAVIFLVWRIDSPRVERFRAQVVDAVVPNMQWAMAPVTGAINLVRDFQSYQRLSEQNRELRSELRQMRAWKEAALQLEQENARLLDLNNVRLDPQLTYVTGVVLADSGSPFRQSVLLNVGARDGIQDGWAAMDGIGLVGRISGTGLDTARVILLTDAASAVPATLQPSGQTALVSGDNTAAPLLNFVENPELVRPGDRVVTSGDGKVFPPGLLIGQVAQDRAGRLRVRLSADYERLEFLRVLRHQGSAPISDPGALIAPVPDDMIPLPRPEGFLERAAPGGTQDEGDNG from the coding sequence TTGGCCAAAGATCGGTCACAGCGCGAAGACTATGCAGGCCCGCTCAAGCGTTTGCTTGTCGGGCTTTTGGTGTTGGTTCTGGCGGTAATATTTCTGGTCTGGCGCATCGACAGCCCCCGTGTGGAGCGATTTCGCGCGCAGGTGGTGGATGCGGTGGTGCCCAATATGCAATGGGCGATGGCGCCGGTCACCGGCGCGATCAATCTGGTGCGCGATTTTCAAAGCTATCAACGTCTGTCGGAACAGAACCGCGAGTTGCGCTCCGAGTTGCGGCAGATGCGTGCCTGGAAAGAAGCAGCCTTGCAGCTGGAGCAGGAAAACGCCCGCCTTCTGGATTTGAACAACGTCCGTCTTGATCCGCAGCTAACCTATGTCACCGGCGTGGTTTTGGCGGACTCGGGGTCTCCCTTTCGGCAGTCGGTGCTTTTGAATGTCGGCGCGAGAGACGGCATTCAGGACGGCTGGGCCGCGATGGATGGGATCGGGCTGGTCGGGCGTATTTCCGGCACCGGGCTCGATACCGCGCGGGTGATCCTGCTGACCGACGCCGCAAGCGCGGTGCCTGCAACTCTGCAGCCCTCTGGCCAGACCGCCCTGGTGAGCGGAGACAACACCGCCGCGCCGCTGTTGAATTTCGTCGAAAACCCGGAGCTGGTGCGCCCGGGTGACCGGGTCGTCACATCCGGAGACGGCAAGGTCTTTCCGCCCGGCCTGCTGATCGGACAGGTCGCGCAGGACCGCGCGGGACGGTTGCGGGTGCGGCTCTCGGCGGACTATGAGCGGCTGGAATTCTTGCGTGTGCTGCGCCATCAGGGCAGCGCCCCCATAAGCGATCCCGGCGCTCTGATCGCGCCAGTGCCCGACGATATGATCCCCCTGCCTCGCCCCGAAGGTTTTTTGGAGCGCGCGGCCCCGGGTGGAACACAGGATGAGGGTGACAATGGCTAA
- a CDS encoding rod shape-determining protein — translation MALFGNLGGLFTSDMAIDLGTANTLVYVKGRGVILSEPSVVAYHVKDGVKKVLAVGEDAKLMLGRTPGSIEAIRPMREGVIADFDTAEEMIKHFIRKVHKRSTFSKPKVIVCVPHGATPVEKRAIRSSVLAAGARRAGLIAEPIAAAIGAGMPITDPTGNMVVDIGGGTTEVAVLSLGDIVYARSVRVGGDRMDEAIISYLRRQQNLLIGEATAERIKTSIGTARMPDDGRGQSMQIRGRDLLNGVPKEIEISQAQVAEALAEPVQQICEAVMTALETTPPDLAADIVDRGVMLTGGGALLGDLDLALREQTGLAVSIADESLNCVALGTGKALEYEKQLRHAIDYDS, via the coding sequence ATGGCGCTCTTCGGAAATCTCGGCGGTCTGTTCACCTCGGACATGGCCATTGACCTCGGTACCGCAAACACGCTGGTCTACGTCAAGGGTCGAGGCGTCATCCTGTCGGAACCCTCAGTGGTGGCCTATCACGTTAAGGATGGCGTGAAAAAGGTGCTCGCAGTGGGCGAGGACGCCAAACTGATGCTGGGACGGACCCCGGGCTCCATCGAGGCGATCCGCCCGATGCGTGAAGGTGTGATTGCGGACTTCGATACCGCAGAAGAGATGATCAAACACTTCATCCGCAAGGTCCACAAACGCTCCACCTTTTCAAAGCCGAAGGTGATCGTCTGCGTCCCGCACGGCGCCACGCCTGTGGAAAAACGTGCGATCCGCTCGTCGGTTCTGGCCGCCGGGGCGCGCCGTGCTGGCCTCATTGCCGAACCGATTGCCGCAGCGATCGGGGCCGGCATGCCGATCACCGATCCGACCGGTAACATGGTTGTCGACATCGGCGGCGGCACCACCGAAGTCGCAGTTCTGTCACTGGGCGACATCGTTTACGCGCGCTCCGTGCGCGTCGGTGGCGACCGGATGGACGAGGCAATCATCTCCTATCTGCGCCGCCAGCAGAACCTTTTGATCGGGGAGGCCACGGCCGAACGGATCAAGACTTCCATCGGCACCGCCCGGATGCCTGACGATGGCCGAGGCCAGTCGATGCAGATCCGCGGGCGCGACCTGCTGAACGGTGTCCCAAAGGAGATCGAGATCTCTCAGGCCCAAGTCGCCGAGGCGCTTGCCGAACCGGTTCAGCAGATCTGCGAGGCGGTGATGACGGCACTGGAAACCACGCCACCCGATCTGGCCGCAGACATCGTCGACCGGGGCGTGATGCTCACCGGGGGCGGCGCGCTTCTTGGCGATCTGGATCTGGCCCTGCGCGAGCAGACCGGCCTTGCGGTTTCCATCGCAGATGAAAGCCTCAACTGTGTGGCTCTTGGCACCGGCAAGGCGCTGGAATACGAAAAGCAGCTGCGTCACGCGATCGACTACGACAGCTGA
- a CDS encoding 23S rRNA (adenine(2030)-N(6))-methyltransferase RlmJ has product MLSYQHIYHAGNLADVQKHALLAWMLDYMTQKDKPLSYLETHAGRALYDLGSSEALKTGEAAKGIDIARDWFAPEHPYARVLELVQAQHGATSYPGSPQIAAELLRPGDRLHLAELHPQEAAALREAMRGSGAKVHVQDGFEMVQSLAPPEPRRGLVLIDPSYEIKADYARIPGIIAKLHRKWNVGVIALWYPILSDGTHVPMLKALEAHALPEVFRHEVRFAPARDGHRMVGSGMFVVNAPFGLSQEAVRLDAKFASL; this is encoded by the coding sequence ATGCTGTCGTATCAACATATCTATCACGCGGGAAATCTTGCGGATGTCCAGAAACACGCGCTTTTGGCGTGGATGCTGGACTACATGACCCAAAAGGACAAACCGCTGAGTTACCTGGAAACCCATGCGGGACGTGCGCTCTATGATCTTGGTTCTTCGGAGGCGCTGAAAACAGGCGAGGCCGCGAAGGGGATCGATATTGCGCGCGACTGGTTTGCCCCGGAGCACCCATATGCGCGTGTGCTGGAGCTGGTCCAGGCGCAGCATGGGGCGACCAGCTATCCGGGCTCGCCTCAGATCGCGGCAGAGCTGCTGCGCCCTGGCGACAGGCTGCATCTGGCAGAACTTCACCCGCAGGAAGCAGCGGCGCTGCGTGAAGCCATGCGCGGGTCGGGCGCAAAGGTTCATGTCCAGGATGGTTTTGAGATGGTGCAGTCGCTGGCACCGCCAGAGCCGCGCCGGGGGCTAGTGCTGATCGATCCGAGTTATGAAATCAAAGCCGACTACGCCCGTATTCCCGGTATCATCGCAAAACTGCACCGCAAATGGAATGTCGGCGTGATCGCGCTGTGGTACCCGATCCTGAGCGACGGCACGCATGTCCCGATGCTGAAGGCGCTTGAGGCGCACGCATTGCCGGAGGTTTTCCGCCATGAGGTGCGCTTTGCCCCGGCGCGCGACGGGCATCGGATGGTTGGCTCCGGGATGTTCGTGGTGAATGCACCCTTTGGGTTGTCACAGGAAGCCGTGCGTCTTGATGCGAAATTTGCGTCGCTCTGA
- a CDS encoding methyl-accepting chemotaxis protein yields the protein MPAAFYGLSTRIYALVALALVAAASLTFYTLNHASQTAYDLRAGELRHITDIARSHLDAHNARVEAGEMTQAEAQASVAQILNDLRFGENGYVYAFDSDIVYSVHPFRPQWVGGESQRDLKDVHGNRIFENILGNLDAEGHSLSTIYFENPATKAVEPKLTYAQYYEPWDWYLGTGAYMNDIEADIAQMRMQALMGLGVALAVLIGVSLLIIRSMLPPLDALKARMATMADGDLDADVPGLSDRSEIGQMAHAVANFRDGLQMQAALEAEAHIKDEERQRVVAILSQRLAKFAQGDLTVRVDDAMPDEFRQVAEDFNATVTQISDLMRTLVAGVERIESESESLDSSSRELGMRTETQAASLEETSAALTELSASVKNSAEESRAASERVQQASERTERGAQVVRRTIEAMQGIEESSDKISSITSLIDDIAFQTSLLALNAGVEAARAGEAGRGFAVVAGEVRALAGKSSDAAREIAELITNASREVETGVSLARDSGTALDEINAHISAINETVSALAEAAREQATSLSEITSAADQLDQVTQQNAAMFEETSAATQRLRDEANALAQNARQFQVDDADPAAQRRAS from the coding sequence ATGCCCGCCGCATTTTACGGACTATCCACTCGGATCTACGCCCTTGTAGCGCTTGCGCTCGTCGCGGCCGCAAGCTTGACTTTCTACACCCTGAACCATGCCTCTCAGACCGCCTATGATCTTCGGGCGGGAGAGTTGCGCCACATAACAGACATCGCCCGCAGCCATCTGGACGCCCATAATGCCCGCGTCGAAGCCGGTGAAATGACCCAGGCCGAGGCGCAAGCCTCGGTGGCTCAAATTCTCAATGATCTGCGCTTTGGCGAAAACGGCTATGTCTATGCCTTTGACAGCGACATCGTCTATTCCGTCCACCCCTTCCGCCCGCAATGGGTTGGAGGTGAGAGCCAGCGCGACCTGAAGGACGTGCATGGCAACCGGATCTTCGAAAACATCCTCGGCAATCTGGATGCTGAGGGGCACTCGCTCTCGACGATCTATTTCGAGAACCCCGCGACCAAAGCCGTCGAACCCAAGCTCACATACGCACAATATTATGAACCCTGGGACTGGTACCTTGGGACCGGCGCCTACATGAACGACATTGAGGCCGACATCGCGCAAATGCGGATGCAGGCCCTGATGGGGCTTGGTGTTGCCCTCGCCGTGTTGATCGGCGTATCGCTCTTGATTATCCGCAGCATGCTGCCGCCTCTTGATGCGCTCAAGGCACGTATGGCCACCATGGCCGATGGCGACCTGGACGCGGATGTGCCGGGCCTGTCGGATCGCAGCGAGATCGGCCAAATGGCGCATGCAGTGGCGAATTTCCGGGATGGGCTGCAAATGCAGGCAGCACTGGAAGCAGAGGCGCACATCAAGGATGAGGAACGCCAGCGCGTCGTCGCCATCCTAAGCCAGCGTCTCGCGAAATTTGCCCAGGGGGATCTCACCGTGCGCGTCGATGACGCCATGCCCGACGAGTTCCGGCAGGTGGCAGAAGACTTTAACGCAACGGTTACGCAGATCTCCGACCTGATGCGCACGCTGGTCGCCGGGGTGGAGCGGATTGAGAGCGAAAGCGAATCCCTCGACAGCTCCTCGCGTGAGCTTGGCATGCGTACGGAAACCCAGGCAGCCTCTCTCGAAGAAACGTCCGCGGCCCTCACAGAGCTCTCGGCTTCGGTGAAAAACTCTGCCGAAGAGAGCCGCGCAGCCTCCGAGCGGGTGCAGCAGGCCAGCGAACGGACCGAGCGCGGCGCGCAGGTGGTCCGGCGCACCATTGAGGCCATGCAGGGGATCGAGGAAAGCTCCGACAAGATCTCGAGCATCACCTCTTTGATCGACGATATCGCCTTTCAGACCAGCCTGCTGGCGCTCAACGCCGGGGTTGAGGCCGCACGCGCGGGCGAAGCCGGCCGCGGGTTTGCGGTTGTGGCTGGCGAGGTGCGCGCTTTGGCCGGGAAATCCTCAGATGCGGCGCGCGAGATCGCAGAGTTGATCACAAACGCCAGCCGCGAGGTGGAGACCGGTGTGTCACTGGCGCGCGACTCTGGCACGGCTCTTGACGAGATCAACGCGCATATCTCCGCCATCAACGAAACCGTCAGCGCCCTTGCTGAGGCGGCCCGGGAACAAGCCACAAGCCTCTCGGAGATCACCTCCGCCGCCGACCAGCTTGATCAGGTCACACAGCAGAACGCGGCAATGTTCGAGGAAACCTCTGCTGCAACCCAGCGCCTGCGGGATGAGGCAAACGCCCTGGCTCAGAACGCCCGTCAGTTTCAGGTTGATGACGCGGATCCCGCTGCGCAACGCCGGGCCTCATAA
- a CDS encoding NADP-dependent isocitrate dehydrogenase: protein MAENSTPDILYTIVDEAPELASASFLPIIRKFADAAGVSVGTKDISLAARIIATFPENLTEEQRQSDDLAALGELVKTPDANVIKLPNISASVPQLVAAIEELQAQGYKLPDYPYEPATDAEKEIRARYDTIKGSAVNPVLREGNSDRRSAKAVKNYAQNNPHSMGAWSGDSKTKVSSMPGNDFYANEKSATISAEQAGDAKIEFVAKDGSVTVLKDGWPLAEGTVADATFMSAKALAAFLSGAIEDTKADGTMFSLHMKATMMKVSDPIIFGHAVKAWLGPVWDKHGAAIAAAGGSPNSGLGAVLAAIDSLPNADEIKSEIAALERPSMYMVDSDKGITNLHVPSDVIIDASMPAVIRAGGKGWDETGAKGDTNCVIPDRCYSTVYDETINFFKANGALDVTTAGSVANVGLMAQKAEEYGSHPTTFEAPADGEIRVILANGETLHSHEVEAGDIWRACTVKKAPIENWIQLALDRQRLTGSEAIFWLDANRAHDAELIKYVKPALDAAGVADKFLIMAPREATRQSLETITAGKDSIAITGNVLRDYLTDLFPILELGTSAKMLSIVKLMNGGGLFETGAGGSAPKHVQQLVEENHLRWDSMGEFCALGESLKFLADVKGNEKAGVLGAAAEVATQGILDNNKSPERKVGQPDNRDSHYWFARYWAEALAAQGDDAELAAHFKPIAEALASNEAAILSELAAAQGGAADIGGYYHPSVEKKAAVMRPSATLNGIIG, encoded by the coding sequence ATGGCAGAAAATTCAACGCCGGACATTTTGTATACCATTGTAGACGAAGCGCCCGAGCTGGCCTCGGCATCTTTCCTGCCGATCATCCGCAAATTTGCGGATGCTGCCGGTGTCAGCGTTGGCACAAAGGACATTTCGCTGGCCGCACGCATTATCGCGACCTTCCCGGAGAACCTCACCGAAGAGCAGCGCCAAAGCGATGACCTCGCCGCGCTGGGCGAGCTGGTGAAGACCCCCGACGCAAATGTCATCAAACTGCCCAACATCTCTGCATCCGTGCCCCAGCTGGTGGCCGCGATCGAGGAACTGCAGGCGCAGGGGTACAAGCTGCCCGACTACCCCTACGAGCCCGCAACCGACGCGGAAAAGGAAATCCGCGCCCGCTACGACACCATCAAGGGCTCCGCGGTGAACCCAGTCCTGCGCGAAGGCAACTCGGACCGTCGTTCGGCCAAAGCCGTGAAGAACTACGCTCAGAACAACCCGCATTCGATGGGCGCATGGTCTGGCGACAGCAAGACCAAAGTCTCGTCGATGCCCGGCAACGACTTTTATGCCAACGAGAAATCCGCCACCATTTCCGCCGAGCAGGCCGGTGACGCGAAGATCGAATTTGTCGCAAAAGACGGGTCCGTCACCGTTCTGAAAGACGGCTGGCCGCTGGCAGAAGGCACGGTTGCCGATGCGACCTTCATGTCCGCCAAAGCGCTCGCCGCGTTCCTGTCTGGCGCGATCGAGGATACCAAGGCGGACGGCACCATGTTCTCGCTGCACATGAAGGCCACCATGATGAAGGTCTCCGACCCGATCATCTTTGGCCACGCGGTCAAAGCCTGGCTCGGCCCTGTGTGGGATAAACACGGCGCCGCAATTGCTGCCGCAGGTGGGTCGCCGAACTCCGGTCTGGGTGCGGTTCTGGCCGCCATCGACAGCCTGCCCAACGCAGATGAGATCAAATCCGAGATCGCCGCGCTCGAACGCCCCTCCATGTATATGGTGGACAGCGACAAGGGTATCACCAACCTGCATGTGCCCTCCGACGTGATCATCGATGCCTCCATGCCGGCCGTGATCCGTGCTGGCGGTAAGGGCTGGGACGAGACCGGCGCCAAGGGCGACACCAACTGCGTGATCCCCGACCGCTGCTACTCCACCGTCTATGACGAGACCATCAACTTCTTCAAAGCCAATGGCGCGCTCGACGTGACCACTGCCGGTTCGGTCGCAAACGTCGGCTTGATGGCGCAAAAGGCGGAAGAGTATGGCTCGCACCCGACGACCTTCGAAGCCCCGGCAGACGGCGAGATCCGCGTTATTCTGGCCAATGGCGAGACCCTGCACAGCCACGAAGTCGAGGCCGGCGACATCTGGCGCGCCTGCACCGTGAAAAAGGCTCCAATCGAGAACTGGATTCAACTGGCTTTGGACCGTCAGCGCCTGACCGGGTCCGAGGCGATCTTCTGGCTGGACGCAAACCGCGCCCATGACGCAGAGCTGATCAAATACGTCAAACCCGCGCTTGATGCGGCTGGCGTCGCCGACAAGTTCCTGATCATGGCGCCGCGCGAAGCCACCCGTCAGAGCCTCGAGACCATCACTGCGGGCAAGGACAGCATCGCCATCACCGGCAACGTGCTGCGCGACTACCTGACCGACCTGTTCCCGATCCTCGAGCTTGGCACCTCGGCCAAGATGCTGTCGATTGTGAAGCTGATGAACGGCGGCGGCTTGTTTGAGACCGGCGCAGGCGGTTCCGCGCCCAAACACGTGCAGCAACTGGTTGAGGAAAACCACCTGCGTTGGGACTCCATGGGTGAGTTCTGCGCTCTGGGCGAAAGCCTGAAGTTCCTCGCCGATGTCAAAGGCAACGAGAAGGCAGGCGTGCTTGGCGCAGCTGCCGAGGTTGCGACCCAAGGCATCCTCGACAACAACAAATCGCCCGAGCGCAAAGTCGGCCAGCCCGACAACCGCGACAGCCACTACTGGTTTGCCCGCTACTGGGCAGAAGCCCTCGCGGCACAGGGTGATGACGCGGAGCTGGCCGCGCATTTCAAACCGATTGCCGAGGCTCTTGCCTCCAACGAAGCGGCGATTCTGTCTGAACTCGCCGCCGCTCAGGGAGGCGCAGCCGACATCGGTGGCTATTACCACCCCTCCGTTGAAAAGAAGGCCGCCGTCATGCGCCCCTCTGCAACCCTCAACGGCATCATCGGCTGA
- a CDS encoding glycosyltransferase gives MRSMAAGDLFIYAPVPVYRDAGTLYIERQAVNGLRLWSQHFSRVTVLMPEKNHDVPKGWIPVDMALADLPAVRLETVPSAFTPLQFLRAWRRERRRIGALVAEASYLSFAIGGLFGDWGAVCALEALRQRKRFAIWTDRVESDVLRKSRDWGDWKQRLKSRLYSRPMAWLERALISRAALGLFHGRETFDSYAGFSPNPQLVHDIHISGRDHIRTSALQKKLSGLGARPLRIVYAGRAEGMKGPGDWISVLERLAVLNIPFEAEWLGEGSCLAMMRNRVRRAGLEDQVRLPGFLEDHAEVRARLQRADVFLFCHKTAESPRCLIEALTGATPIVGYEGGYARDLIAGHGGGILVPQGDTERLAQTLSMLQGAPDTLATLMQSAHLEAAPFTDEKVFAHRCDLIRRYLAPSASRRGPGGPGGRILRVVAER, from the coding sequence ATGAGAAGCATGGCAGCGGGCGACCTGTTCATTTACGCACCCGTCCCGGTCTATCGGGACGCGGGTACGCTCTATATCGAGCGTCAGGCGGTGAATGGCCTGCGGCTCTGGTCCCAGCATTTTTCCCGGGTGACGGTCCTCATGCCCGAAAAAAATCACGACGTTCCAAAGGGCTGGATCCCCGTTGACATGGCGCTGGCCGATTTGCCCGCGGTGCGGCTGGAGACGGTTCCGTCTGCTTTCACCCCCCTGCAGTTCCTTCGAGCGTGGCGGCGAGAGCGCCGTCGCATCGGCGCGCTTGTGGCTGAAGCAAGCTACCTCAGCTTCGCAATTGGGGGCCTCTTTGGGGATTGGGGGGCGGTCTGTGCGCTGGAGGCGCTCCGGCAGCGCAAGCGCTTTGCGATCTGGACCGATCGGGTCGAATCTGATGTGCTGCGGAAATCACGCGACTGGGGCGACTGGAAGCAGCGTCTGAAATCGCGTCTTTACAGTCGCCCTATGGCCTGGCTCGAGCGCGCCTTGATTTCGCGCGCCGCACTGGGCCTGTTTCACGGTCGGGAGACCTTTGATAGCTACGCGGGATTCAGCCCCAATCCACAGCTGGTTCATGACATCCACATTTCGGGCCGGGATCACATTCGCACCAGTGCGCTTCAGAAGAAACTCTCCGGGCTTGGGGCGCGACCGTTGCGAATCGTTTATGCGGGACGCGCCGAGGGCATGAAGGGTCCAGGTGACTGGATCTCGGTTCTCGAACGGCTGGCCGTGCTGAATATCCCTTTTGAGGCAGAATGGCTTGGCGAGGGAAGTTGTCTTGCGATGATGCGCAATCGTGTCCGTCGCGCAGGTCTCGAAGATCAAGTCCGCTTGCCTGGATTTCTAGAGGACCACGCCGAGGTGCGTGCGCGCTTGCAGCGGGCGGATGTATTCCTTTTTTGCCACAAGACCGCCGAGTCGCCGCGCTGTCTGATCGAGGCGCTCACTGGCGCGACGCCCATCGTCGGCTACGAGGGCGGCTATGCGCGGGACCTGATTGCGGGACATGGCGGCGGCATTCTGGTGCCACAGGGCGATACAGAGAGATTGGCGCAGACGCTTTCGATGCTGCAGGGGGCACCGGATACGCTTGCGACGCTGATGCAATCGGCGCATCTCGAGGCTGCACCTTTCACCGATGAGAAAGTCTTTGCGCACCGGTGCGACCTCATTCGCCGATACCTTGCACCAAGCGCCAGTCGTCGTGGTCCGGGTGGGCCAGGCGGGAGGATCCTGCGGGTGGTTGCGGAGCGCTAG
- a CDS encoding SH3 domain-containing protein, whose product MGIEAVQTFTEQNERPRSRSVRVALRGALCALVMGGFFVSTAPVATAQESAPERAAAQTLGPVTNLPLPRYVSMKAAEGNVRRGPSLNHRIDWVFKRRGMPLEVTAEYGHWRRVRDRDGQGGWVHYALLSGVRTVLVEQDLVQVRARPQEDAPAVAAFELGVVAQLGACTRDWCEITAGGHSGWTHKDNLWGVDPDELRE is encoded by the coding sequence ATGGGCATCGAGGCCGTGCAGACATTCACTGAACAAAATGAACGCCCGCGCAGCCGCTCTGTGCGAGTCGCCCTGCGCGGGGCGCTTTGTGCACTTGTGATGGGTGGTTTCTTTGTCAGCACGGCCCCCGTCGCCACCGCGCAGGAGAGCGCGCCCGAGAGAGCTGCCGCGCAAACTCTTGGGCCGGTCACGAACCTGCCCCTGCCCCGCTACGTGTCCATGAAAGCCGCCGAAGGCAACGTGCGCCGTGGCCCGTCACTCAATCATCGTATCGACTGGGTGTTCAAACGCCGCGGGATGCCATTGGAGGTCACGGCCGAATATGGCCACTGGCGACGCGTGCGTGACCGGGATGGACAAGGAGGCTGGGTTCATTACGCGCTTTTGTCGGGGGTGCGCACGGTCTTGGTCGAACAGGATCTTGTGCAAGTGCGCGCACGCCCTCAGGAGGACGCGCCGGCGGTGGCCGCGTTTGAGCTTGGGGTTGTGGCCCAGCTTGGCGCCTGCACGCGCGACTGGTGCGAAATCACCGCCGGGGGACACAGCGGCTGGACGCACAAAGACAATCTCTGGGGCGTTGATCCGGACGAACTGCGCGAGTAA
- a CDS encoding 2-hydroxyacid dehydrogenase — MPRERLSVVVTRRLPEPVETRLSELFDVRLRTDDTPMTRTELAAAMKEADVLVPTVTDTIDAGLLGQAGERLRLIANYGAGVDNIDVATARQRGILVSNTPGVLTDDTADMTMALIMAVVRRIPEGLAIMQRGDWEGWSPTAMLGGRLAGRRLGILGMGRIGQAVARRARAFGMQVHYNNRRRLRPEVEEELEATWWESLDQMVARMDVISIHCPSTPSTFHLMNARRLKLLKPDAVIVNTSRGEVIDENALTRGLRAGEIAGCGLDVYEHGTTVNPRLRELPNVVLLPHMGSATIEGRIEMGEKVLLNIKTFEDGHRPPDQVVPAML; from the coding sequence GTGCCCAGAGAACGCCTGAGTGTTGTTGTTACGCGACGGTTGCCAGAGCCGGTGGAAACCCGCCTGAGCGAATTGTTCGACGTGCGGTTGCGCACCGACGACACCCCAATGACCCGCACAGAGCTGGCCGCCGCCATGAAAGAGGCGGATGTGCTGGTACCGACGGTCACCGACACGATTGACGCAGGCCTTCTGGGGCAGGCGGGCGAGCGGCTGCGGCTGATCGCCAATTATGGCGCGGGTGTCGACAATATCGACGTGGCCACTGCGCGCCAACGGGGCATTCTGGTCTCCAACACCCCCGGCGTGCTGACCGACGACACGGCCGATATGACGATGGCGCTGATCATGGCTGTCGTGCGCCGCATTCCCGAGGGTCTTGCGATCATGCAGCGCGGCGATTGGGAGGGCTGGTCGCCCACGGCCATGCTTGGCGGGCGTCTTGCAGGGCGCCGACTTGGCATTCTGGGCATGGGCCGCATCGGTCAGGCCGTCGCACGCCGTGCCCGCGCTTTTGGCATGCAGGTGCATTACAACAATCGCCGGCGCCTGCGTCCCGAGGTCGAGGAAGAGCTCGAAGCAACATGGTGGGAAAGCCTTGATCAGATGGTGGCCCGCATGGATGTGATTTCGATCCACTGTCCCTCGACGCCTTCGACCTTTCACTTGATGAACGCGCGGCGCCTGAAGCTGCTGAAGCCCGATGCGGTGATCGTCAACACCTCGCGCGGGGAGGTGATCGACGAAAACGCTCTGACGCGCGGCCTGCGCGCGGGCGAAATCGCGGGCTGTGGGCTTGATGTCTACGAACATGGTACCACCGTTAATCCGCGCCTGCGCGAGCTGCCCAATGTGGTGCTCCTGCCTCATATGGGGTCTGCTACGATCGAGGGGCGGATCGAAATGGGCGAGAAGGTTCTATTGAATATCAAGACATTTGAAGATGGGCATCGCCCACCGGATCAGGTGGTGCCTGCCATGTTGTAA